In the genome of Fusarium poae strain DAOMC 252244 chromosome 1, whole genome shotgun sequence, the window ATACAGGCCAGCTGAACAtaacatgacatgacatgatatGTGTATCATTGGCACTCGCTCTTGAAGTGTGGCCAGCCATGGGTTCAATTCTCAGCGGTGACGGCGGTCCAAGAGACAAGGATTGTTCGTCCAGGTTCTCTCATCTCATGCTAGTGAGGTGGTAGTCGGAACAAGAGATACGATACGGGATGTCGCCTGTGAGTGACGATGGGCCTGCAGGGGTGCTGAATGCTATTCATCACGAGCCAAGAGGCGAGATGCTTTATTATCGGGGATTTTCTCATATTTGTATGTAGAATGTTTCCTTGGTCCAATTTTTCTGGTCTATTCGATACTGGCAGGAGTTGCTGGCATTGAGTTGTGGGCGAGGCTTACGAATTGAGCAGTTGATGGTTTATGGTTTATGAGGCTTGGTGTGGTTGTAGAAGTTGCTGTCTTTGAGCGGCCCACCCAGAAACGTCTCATcgattttctttttttactcaGCACCCTGTTTGTTGATTTTCTGCTCATGTCTATCAGGCTTTGATTTCATGTCAGGTTCTGGTGTCAATTAATTGATTCCTGGATCGATTTTGATGTCGCTCACCACCTCTATCGAGACGGAGGCCGTGCGCGCAAGTTAACGTTAACGACCCGACGAGGTTCTATAACTAAAAGCGTTGAAAGAGGATCCGCCGCCCATTACGAAGGACTGTGCATGTACACTGTGTAAGTGTGTGTAAGTGTAACGCCTGACCCTTACGGATACTCTTTTTGCACTTTGGTAGGGAGGTACTAAGTTCCTAGTCCTCATTCAGTGCCTGTGCTTtttgcttgtgcttgtgcttcttgCTTGGCTTGCTGCTAGGTACTCTGTACAGTAACCTACCTAGACTaacatccatccatatccatacATTTCATACATGGATCCATGACCTGTCGGGCCACTCACTCATCAATCCATCACTCCAACTGACTGGGCTGGGCTGTAAGGACCTACTTGCCTAGACCTGGACCTGGACCTGGACTcgctttttctctttctctcttccgTTCAAacctcaccaccaccactcgCTTCTTTCTTCCCCCCCTCTCTCCTAACTTAATCATCTCCGCTTCTTACTTCTTCCATTGCTTTTCTGTTATTGACGTTAGTCGTCTGTCTGTCGTTGCCCtgttgagagagagagagagagtttTTCTTGTTTTGCTTCAAGAACAAGCAAAGGCAAGACGAAGCCGTGAGATCATCTCCGTCTTCAACTTCATTCTATACATACTTTCACTTTCGCTCTCGCCTTTGCCCGATCGTCCTGTTCCGTCTTCCACCAGCCACCTTTTTTACTCATAATACAAACCAAACCGTCTTTCGTTTCTGGACTGGAGATCATATACATAATGTGAGTCAACTCTTTTTTACCTTTGCCCTTGCTTGAAATGGCACATACCGGTCTCCAACCACCTGGTTTCCcgtgtctctctctcttgtcATTTCGTCAACCTGGAACTTGTCTCTACTCTTCATTCCGATAAAGCTTCCCCGTCATCTCGCCTCGTCTTGTACCCTTTCATACCCACTGCTGTTATTATCGCTTGCTTCTTTCCCCTGTACAAACCCCAATTATTTACGCGCCCAACGACTGCGACGACCACGATCCTCAGTGCATTTCTTGTTTCTCAACCTCGGCTGACTTGCGATCCCATTATGCAGTTACCCGCATTTGTTATACGCATCTTTCTTCCTTGAATCGATCCGGCTTGCATACCCCCGCTAGTCAATAACCGCAGTGAGACTTCGACTCGGAACCCTTGTTTTATATTCCTTTCAATTCCATACATACGGATCCACTCTCCCCAAGTATATCGACTCTCATCAAAGACACCCCAAGCAAACTCGCTTTGAACTTAGGACTGTTCCAAGTCTCTTTTATGGGTTGCACCTAATACGACCATTATTCCCACTGTCATTATAACTTCTTCCACATGCATAAATTCAGTGTTGCGTTCAACAGGCGGAAGTCAACCGCGACCTCGGAGGATTTCCAGCATGGCCCAGTGACACCACCAGAGGGGCAATCATCATTCCGAGTTATTGAACGATCAGACCCTTCTCTCGGCAAGTCATTCGACGGCGGCGCCCGGATGGCCAGGGCTTCTGGGGGCTACATTCCCAAGCCAAGTCATCTGGATCAGTTCGACAACGAGGATAACATGTTTGCAGACCTCAAGAGTGGCAATAGGTGAGTTTTCTCTAATTACATCCCCCCGCCCTCTCCTGTGTGACTCGCCAAGGAATGTGTTGCACGGCTACCGTTGGGTCGGTTGGTCtgaaaaaaagataaaaataaGTCATGCACCCAGGCGCTGACACCTTCTCAGGGGAAGTGGGGCGTCTAATACGACCAAAGCCACATCAACTGATACCTCCTCAAGGCACAGTAATGCCTCGACcgctccatcttcaacaaatCTCGAATCACACGACGATCACAAGCACTCTCAGAAAAAGAATCAGAAGCAGAGTCAAAACCAGAATCTACACGACATAGCTCCACGAGCCGCTGTCAAGTCAAGCGGGTCCGGATTTTTGAACCGAGCTGGTCGAACTTTTTCATTCGGCGTTCAGAAAAAGCACAACGCTTCGCCCCCAAAGATCGACAACGATATCCCGCCCGTCCCAACCATTCAACAGGATGCTTATGGTGGAAGATCGCGAGGTCTGACCGAATCCACAACTAGCACCGCTACACCACCCCAGCTGGAGATGGAGAACAATGGTATGGACATGGGAGGGGATTTTGGTTCCATGTTTTCGTCGTTCGATAAGAGGGCGAGCGTTATTACAATGAGAGCTGATGGATCCGCCGCTCCTCGATCCCTCACCAGCAACCGTCCTATTCAGCCTCCTCCTCTGAGCATCAACAAATCCAACAAAGTCGAGCCAGGCCCCGAGTCTTGGGGCCGAAACGAAGACGATGGTCTACTCGGCCCCCAGCCGGGCTCCCCTGAACTGGATGATGTGCCACCTCCTGTTCCGCGCCATCAGAGTTCTTTCAAGACCTCCAGCCGACCGTCCGATATCATCGAAGATGAGGACGCGAAATTGTTGCAGGACTCAATTGCCGTGGGACGACTGTTGTCCGAGTCTAGTAGCTCTAACGCTCCTTCTGGTCGTTACCGACGAAACGAAGACTCTTTCTCATCCTTTGAGAGGAAGCCCTTAAACTCAAGCTTTAACAGAGGCGACGATAACCTTTTCGAGGGAACTTCGGCTCACAACTCGCGCATCACCAACCGCCTCAACACGCGAAACCCCAGCCCACAGCGCAACACCAAGGTAATGACACCAGCCCAGTTTGAGAAGTACCGAAAGGACAAGGAGGCTCACGGTTCGAGCGATGGAGTTCGGCAGTCAACTAccaacgacgatgacgacgaaaTCAActacgatgatgatgaggatgagatcGAGAAGTCTAAACAGCAAGcgaagcaaagaagaaagcAGGAGGCTCACATGGCAGTCTACCGGCAGCAGATGATGAAGGTCACTGGAGAACAACCTGATATGCACCCACATGACCGGCCTGGCCTAGCAAGCTCGATGAGCGCTCCACAGCTTCATCTCATGAAGACACCATCCCCTGGGCTTCCAGCTGGTGCTtctgatgaggatgatgacgaggaggtgCCTCTGGCCATTCTTCAAGCTCATGGTTTCCCCAGCAAGAACCGACCACCTGCCCGGCTGAGTACTATGGGCTCGAATCCAAACCTGCGAGCATCTACACAGTTGGCGCCACCACGGCCTGGCTCGGCCATGGGCGAGAGCAGCCAAAATCAGCGCCACTCGATGCTTCCCGCCTTCGCACGTGGCCTACCTCAAGACCCTTTTGTGGGCGCCAGTATCTCAAAGCCTGCCATGCGTGAATCGCTGACCTTCAGCGGCGGTCTACCTGCTTCCGAGTCTCAGCAATCCCTACCTCCCGGTGGCTTGGTTGGTGTTATCGCCAACGAAGAACGTTCGAGGGCTATGCGACGTGGTGGACCCAACCCTAACGGTCAGAAATTTGTCCCCGGCATGAACGCGCCACAAGGCCCTCCATTCGACAACCCCCAAGCCATGATGAACGCCATGAACAGTATGTATAATATGCCTGGCATGGGCATGTCACAGCAGCAGATGATGCCCCCACCACAACTCACGGTTGGGGACCAAGCACAGCTCCAAATGACACAGCAAATGTCCCAATtcatgcagatgcagatgcagtTTATGCAGATGATGGCTTCCAACaatcaacagcagcaacctgGCATGATGCCGCCGATGCAACCTCCTTACGGCGGAATGTCCGCCACTCAGTCTATGAACGACCTTTCATCGCGACATTCGATGATGCTGGAGCCGACTTTGGAGCCTCCTCGCCGCATGGACGCTGGAATGCGTACTATGAGCATGGTCCAACCCAGCTCAGGCAGTTCGTTCTTGCCGCCAATCGGTGGTTACGCCGGCTCAATTCATGGCATGCCCATAGGCTACACTCCATCTATTGCCCCTTCTGAGCGAAGCAACATTGGTCTGCCTGGCCGCTACCGACCCGTGTCACAAATGCCAGCCGCGACTGTTCCCGAGCCACATCGACGAACCAGCACCATGTCTGGAGCGCTTGGCCATTGGAATGAACCCAAGACAAAGTCAACCATCAACATCGTTACCACTTCTGGTGATGGTtcagacgatgacgatgaggagggGTGGGAGGCTATGA includes:
- a CDS encoding hypothetical protein (BUSCO:12398at5125) — protein: MHKFSVAFNRRKSTATSEDFQHGPVTPPEGQSSFRVIERSDPSLGKSFDGGARMARASGGYIPKPSHLDQFDNEDNMFADLKSGNRGSGASNTTKATSTDTSSRHSNASTAPSSTNLESHDDHKHSQKKNQKQSQNQNLHDIAPRAAVKSSGSGFLNRAGRTFSFGVQKKHNASPPKIDNDIPPVPTIQQDAYGGRSRGLTESTTSTATPPQLEMENNGMDMGGDFGSMFSSFDKRASVITMRADGSAAPRSLTSNRPIQPPPLSINKSNKVEPGPESWGRNEDDGLLGPQPGSPELDDVPPPVPRHQSSFKTSSRPSDIIEDEDAKLLQDSIAVGRLLSESSSSNAPSGRYRRNEDSFSSFERKPLNSSFNRGDDNLFEGTSAHNSRITNRLNTRNPSPQRNTKVMTPAQFEKYRKDKEAHGSSDGVRQSTTNDDDDEINYDDDEDEIEKSKQQAKQRRKQEAHMAVYRQQMMKVTGEQPDMHPHDRPGLASSMSAPQLHLMKTPSPGLPAGASDEDDDEEVPLAILQAHGFPSKNRPPARLSTMGSNPNLRASTQLAPPRPGSAMGESSQNQRHSMLPAFARGLPQDPFVGASISKPAMRESLTFSGGLPASESQQSLPPGGLVGVIANEERSRAMRRGGPNPNGQKFVPGMNAPQGPPFDNPQAMMNAMNSMYNMPGMGMSQQQMMPPPQLTVGDQAQLQMTQQMSQFMQMQMQFMQMMASNNQQQQPGMMPPMQPPYGGMSATQSMNDLSSRHSMMLEPTLEPPRRMDAGMRTMSMVQPSSGSSFLPPIGGYAGSIHGMPIGYTPSIAPSERSNIGLPGRYRPVSQMPAATVPEPHRRTSTMSGALGHWNEPKTKSTINIVTTSGDGSDDDDEEGWEAMKAKRDKKRSMWKSKKGLGSEFGTMI